The following proteins are co-located in the Chitinivibrio alkaliphilus ACht1 genome:
- the ispE gene encoding 4-(cytidine 5'-diphospho)-2-C-methyl-D-erythritol kinase → MPNNSAVQEKSYTRITLALDIIGKITHGPLAGYHEMGIVKHQIDLADTITLTPAEETRLTCTDSRVPCDETNLCIAVLRFMQDRYKHPQEYHIELEKNIPVQGGLAGGSANAATMINLLNTAWELSLSPAEKMAIGGAFGMDIPYYFLGKTAFDSETTGTLTAIPTECTFSFVLVIPPFGIATARAYKELIYPLCGKEIKNTEALIKALERNEYREMAPLFHNDFQKCIIQKEPRISQITTALREAGCCASFLSGSGSTVVGIAQNRAHAHNVAELFPHAIVAETLI, encoded by the coding sequence ATGCCGAATAACTCTGCAGTACAGGAAAAATCATACACTCGCATAACCCTTGCTCTCGACATTATCGGAAAAATTACTCATGGACCGCTGGCGGGATATCATGAAATGGGCATTGTGAAGCACCAGATTGATCTTGCTGACACAATTACCCTCACTCCAGCTGAAGAAACACGGCTTACCTGTACCGACTCCCGCGTTCCCTGTGACGAGACAAACCTGTGTATAGCAGTCTTACGCTTCATGCAAGACCGGTATAAACACCCACAGGAATACCACATCGAGCTAGAGAAAAACATTCCGGTACAGGGAGGCCTTGCCGGCGGCAGTGCCAACGCAGCAACCATGATCAACCTTTTGAATACAGCATGGGAACTGTCCCTTTCACCTGCCGAGAAAATGGCCATAGGAGGAGCCTTTGGAATGGATATCCCCTATTATTTTCTGGGAAAAACGGCCTTCGACAGCGAAACAACAGGAACCCTCACGGCAATTCCCACAGAATGCACCTTCTCCTTTGTACTGGTAATTCCTCCCTTTGGCATAGCAACGGCTCGCGCCTACAAAGAACTCATCTACCCACTATGCGGAAAAGAGATAAAAAACACTGAGGCACTTATCAAAGCCCTGGAAAGAAACGAATACCGTGAGATGGCACCATTGTTTCACAATGATTTTCAAAAGTGCATCATACAAAAAGAGCCCCGTATCAGCCAAATTACAACGGCCTTACGTGAGGCGGGATGCTGTGCATCTTTTTTAAGCGGCTCTGGTTCTACCGTGGTTGGGATCGCCCAAAACAGGGCCCACGCCCACAACGTAGCGGAATTGTTCCCCCATGCCATAGTCGCGGAGACCCTCATATGA
- the rsmA gene encoding 16S rRNA (adenine(1518)-N(6)/adenine(1519)-N(6))-dimethyltransferase RsmA produces the protein MPSHKPNRNFGQNFLTTHHYVEKIAASLPIEQGDEIWEIGPGTGALSTELLSYDAPLTMIELDKTIIPHLESTIHGRPCTIIQGDAAAYDYSTITTPFHLVGNLPYNVASHIIKQALLTGTHLRSLTCMVQREVAQRICHKGGGKNRSFLTILCGYFGEPRQLFTVPPGAFFPPPKVTSAVFQIHLTPDTSGPLAPEELPLFFNFVSRGFSMRRKKLLTPLSTHIKSKEEVREALRTCQINENVRAEELEVPQWLELYQTLYS, from the coding sequence GTGCCGTCGCATAAGCCAAATCGTAACTTTGGACAAAACTTTCTCACAACCCATCATTATGTGGAAAAGATTGCCGCATCACTTCCCATAGAGCAGGGCGACGAGATCTGGGAGATCGGCCCCGGGACAGGTGCCTTAAGCACAGAACTTCTTTCATATGATGCTCCTCTTACAATGATAGAGCTTGACAAAACTATTATTCCGCATCTTGAAAGCACAATCCATGGGCGACCCTGCACGATTATACAGGGGGATGCTGCTGCCTACGACTACAGCACAATCACAACCCCCTTTCATCTTGTGGGAAACCTCCCCTACAACGTTGCCTCTCACATAATAAAACAAGCTCTGCTCACAGGGACTCATCTGCGCAGCCTAACCTGTATGGTACAACGAGAGGTGGCACAACGAATCTGTCACAAGGGTGGCGGTAAAAACAGAAGCTTTCTTACAATTCTATGCGGCTATTTCGGCGAACCGCGCCAACTGTTCACCGTTCCTCCTGGAGCCTTTTTTCCGCCCCCGAAAGTAACCTCAGCCGTGTTTCAAATTCATCTTACCCCTGATACAAGTGGCCCCTTGGCGCCTGAAGAGCTCCCGCTTTTTTTCAATTTTGTATCTCGGGGCTTTTCCATGCGACGAAAAAAACTTCTTACCCCTTTATCCACCCACATAAAAAGCAAAGAAGAAGTACGTGAAGCCCTTCGCACATGCCAAATTAATGAGAATGTCCGTGCCGAAGAATTAGAGGTGCCCCAGTGGCTCGAATTATACCAAACACTTTACTCGTAA
- a CDS encoding polysaccharide deacetylase, whose translation MMKRILSAAALCAALGSANAAVNVFPSPVNPAGLPADQVQQYAILVFDDNAYSGLDGTVYEGQPNAQWEEMGRVGGVTFTPWDSDDNPLEIQEGDMGMAWAIDGLGAPATFNMISGLYIDIFANGAPQGEAWMNYESDWGYFEPPAADNLDHNKIAVSWGREHEILVDGESIQPNTIRDVTQRALQNGHEIGNHTVDHLEANSPLPYQRGNNPYNNSIRGESRTDGFSAWGGDGFNNQEVQEMPWGETIDLTQQFGMNSGSSGTQMGWGVYAGRYISEEAWRGLIQLGEDVLVNEGNVPANGVRGFRAPRLEINSAQFFALADLGYLWDGGSEEGYEYHRDGTNFLWPYTVDNGIVNSWTQYSRGGRRTVDSLPTGSGLWNLHTNAVIVPEGIREQVWANHAAILDGAPDGDRPSSSDSVHWVQNNGKITAYDFNTWIMWGMEESTWLESMQHTMEQRLDGNRSPFHFGMHTDYHTPIYDNATLLSDFNAPGYGLVVTNNWNTWETRISAAEQFVTWAQGQGVEFVTATDLVHELESMASQAPDPLPAVSGDDIEFVFISNPELNSSASAGSFKGDFSGSVTIDAESGTQSPWATFNAYNLSVEDLNYISLDYKSTSALAIRLNIEGDADRQVILANANTSEMVSSGHIPLWAFDYDQYVEDDPEFAGSMQYGRDAIDPSTITGIEIKPLAPENASDGSWSTRSEPYDVEFSIANLTLYGEGIEQGTVSIIDTERTTSISDLAVNTLNNNALSLNVAQSGKYDVSVATASGRIVTSLSSTELSQGVNNIELNNLARGVYMINVRGVNNSQSLTQRAFVR comes from the coding sequence ATGATGAAACGAATACTTTCAGCTGCAGCTTTATGTGCGGCCCTCGGGTCTGCCAATGCAGCGGTCAACGTTTTTCCATCACCAGTAAACCCAGCGGGGTTACCCGCTGACCAGGTTCAGCAATATGCGATTCTGGTATTTGACGACAACGCGTACTCCGGCTTGGACGGAACTGTCTACGAAGGCCAGCCCAACGCACAATGGGAAGAAATGGGCCGTGTAGGGGGCGTAACATTTACTCCATGGGACTCAGACGACAACCCCCTCGAAATCCAAGAAGGTGATATGGGAATGGCGTGGGCAATTGACGGTCTGGGAGCCCCTGCCACATTTAATATGATTTCCGGGTTGTACATTGATATTTTTGCAAACGGCGCACCGCAAGGTGAAGCATGGATGAACTATGAATCTGACTGGGGGTATTTTGAGCCTCCTGCTGCCGACAACCTCGACCACAACAAAATCGCTGTTTCGTGGGGGCGAGAACATGAAATCCTTGTTGATGGAGAATCAATCCAGCCCAATACAATTCGCGATGTGACGCAACGTGCTCTTCAGAATGGGCACGAAATTGGAAACCACACCGTGGACCACTTGGAAGCAAACTCTCCACTGCCCTACCAGCGGGGAAATAACCCTTACAACAACTCCATTCGTGGGGAATCTCGTACTGACGGGTTTTCCGCTTGGGGTGGTGACGGCTTTAACAACCAAGAAGTACAGGAAATGCCCTGGGGTGAGACCATTGATCTTACTCAACAATTTGGTATGAACTCCGGATCATCCGGCACTCAAATGGGGTGGGGCGTCTATGCTGGCCGCTATATCAGCGAAGAAGCGTGGCGTGGACTAATCCAACTTGGTGAAGACGTATTGGTAAATGAAGGTAACGTTCCCGCAAACGGCGTACGCGGCTTCCGTGCTCCCCGTCTTGAAATTAACTCTGCCCAATTCTTCGCCCTTGCAGATCTCGGCTATCTCTGGGATGGTGGAAGCGAAGAAGGGTATGAATATCACCGTGATGGAACAAACTTTCTGTGGCCATACACTGTAGATAACGGCATTGTGAACTCTTGGACACAGTATAGTCGCGGTGGTCGAAGAACTGTTGACTCCCTACCTACTGGATCAGGATTATGGAACCTTCACACAAATGCGGTTATAGTTCCAGAAGGTATTCGTGAGCAAGTATGGGCAAACCATGCAGCAATTCTTGATGGTGCTCCCGATGGTGACCGCCCCTCTTCTTCTGACAGTGTGCATTGGGTACAAAACAACGGTAAAATTACCGCGTATGACTTTAACACATGGATCATGTGGGGTATGGAAGAAAGCACGTGGCTTGAAAGTATGCAACACACCATGGAACAGCGACTCGACGGTAACCGTTCGCCCTTTCATTTTGGTATGCATACGGATTATCATACTCCCATCTACGACAATGCCACTCTTTTGTCTGACTTCAACGCTCCCGGGTATGGTCTTGTGGTTACCAACAACTGGAATACATGGGAAACACGGATATCTGCAGCTGAGCAGTTTGTTACATGGGCACAAGGGCAAGGTGTTGAGTTTGTAACTGCCACAGACTTGGTACACGAGCTTGAATCCATGGCAAGCCAAGCGCCAGATCCACTTCCTGCGGTATCTGGAGATGATATTGAGTTTGTCTTTATTAGCAATCCTGAACTAAACTCCAGTGCCTCTGCAGGAAGCTTCAAGGGTGACTTTAGCGGAAGTGTTACCATTGATGCTGAAAGCGGAACACAATCTCCATGGGCCACCTTTAACGCTTATAACCTAAGTGTTGAAGACCTCAACTACATCTCCCTTGACTACAAGTCGACCTCTGCTCTGGCAATTCGCTTGAACATTGAAGGAGATGCGGATAGACAGGTAATCCTTGCCAACGCAAACACCTCCGAAATGGTATCTTCCGGACACATCCCACTGTGGGCGTTCGACTATGACCAATATGTTGAAGATGATCCTGAGTTTGCTGGATCCATGCAGTATGGACGTGACGCGATTGATCCAAGCACGATCACCGGCATTGAGATCAAACCCCTTGCTCCCGAAAATGCAAGTGACGGAAGCTGGAGTACTCGCTCAGAGCCATACGACGTAGAGTTTAGCATAGCCAACCTTACTCTATATGGCGAAGGCATAGAACAAGGAACCGTATCTATTATTGATACAGAGCGTACAACAAGCATCAGTGACCTTGCAGTAAATACACTGAATAACAACGCTCTTTCTCTGAATGTTGCCCAAAGCGGTAAGTATGACGTGAGTGTTGCAACTGCCAGTGGTCGTATTGTAACATCTCTCTCTTCTACAGAGCTTTCGCAAGGTGTAAACAATATAGAACTGAACAATCTTGCACGCGGCGTATATATGATAAATGTACGCGGTGTAAACAATAGCCAATCTCTTACTCAGAGAGCTTTTGTTCGCTAA
- a CDS encoding RNA-binding S4 domain-containing protein — translation MNFTIEGEWIELCQLLKACNLCESGGAAKTLIQGGLVLVDGSVEQRRRKKIYPGQTVLCKDICITTK, via the coding sequence ATGAATTTTACAATAGAAGGCGAGTGGATTGAACTCTGTCAGCTCTTAAAAGCGTGTAACCTCTGCGAGAGCGGTGGAGCAGCCAAAACACTTATTCAAGGGGGGCTGGTCCTTGTGGACGGTTCCGTAGAACAGCGACGCAGAAAAAAAATATACCCAGGCCAAACAGTTCTCTGTAAAGATATTTGCATTACCACAAAATAA
- the rsmG gene encoding 16S rRNA (guanine(527)-N(7))-methyltransferase RsmG, which produces MGNIDIFTAFLQKEFPQRKDSLIEKFNLLHACLLRENEGVNLISRKTPEQEYWTRHYLDSTLPIQHVDFSNKNILDFGTGGGLPGLPLAILFPTARFTLLDCRKKKLAAIERIANTLLLKNVDTIHTRIEDIPASFTETFDMITCRSVKITPQFVHPLLRILKKGGTLCLYKAALLDDRDLFQHHKTYDISTPALGKRTLICVEKR; this is translated from the coding sequence ATGGGAAATATAGATATATTCACAGCGTTTTTACAAAAAGAATTTCCTCAAAGGAAAGATTCCCTTATAGAGAAATTTAATCTACTCCACGCCTGTTTGCTACGTGAGAATGAAGGAGTGAACCTTATCTCTCGTAAAACCCCTGAGCAAGAGTATTGGACCCGCCATTATTTAGACTCGACACTCCCCATTCAACACGTTGATTTTTCAAACAAAAACATACTGGACTTTGGTACTGGCGGTGGACTTCCCGGGCTTCCCCTCGCCATTCTTTTTCCAACTGCTCGATTTACCCTACTTGACTGCCGGAAAAAAAAGCTTGCCGCCATTGAGCGTATCGCCAATACACTCCTTCTGAAGAATGTGGATACAATTCACACGCGAATCGAGGATATTCCTGCTTCTTTTACGGAAACCTTTGATATGATCACGTGCAGATCAGTGAAGATAACGCCACAGTTCGTCCACCCTTTGTTGCGCATTCTGAAGAAAGGTGGAACCCTTTGCCTCTACAAAGCAGCCCTTCTTGATGACCGCGACCTTTTTCAACACCACAAAACATACGACATCAGTACCCCAGCACTTGGAAAACGAACCCTTATCTGTGTGGAGAAGCGATGA